From the genome of Candidozyma auris chromosome 2, complete sequence, one region includes:
- the HRT2 gene encoding putative methyltransferase, with amino-acid sequence MTLPPPSYNDNPKSFAYPTVHKRWPAILTSAIEDVSDYSKRNPGTEQCAEYVTEKLQGLLKEFKQDKQVRAFTKEEIAIKPELEEYNEELEKFNKQKVVTWLTGPWLYLECYFYQLIDVWFKQTKKLKDFDVFEAGKTKAFKQSGAGVVELCHRFKLLSEQLAQKSTDSTTLKLLFTEFIDISLWGNATDLSLLAGTTTLEDIKSLQGAEVRKKNEEKILVNDTEKAWEHLMGTARDRVDIVLDNSGFELFADLCLSLFLLDAKVVNRVVLHCKRIPWFVSDTMPKDFDLLLAQLGDEHFFDDASGDSSGSEAIGYLLKKVKQYHQNGTISTQSHPFWTSYANYWDIPKVKDLYEELGKSNLIIFKGDLNYRKLTGDLNWDTTTPFTEAIQDLASSRLPVLSLRTCKADVVVGLPKGVNEKLIEEYKKMGNEVGEFWTASGKWAVISFSRG; translated from the coding sequence ATGACCTTGCCACCCCCTTCATACAACGACAACCCAAAGTCGTTTGCGTACCCAACAGTGCACAAGCGTTGGCCAGCAATTCTCACCTCAGCCATTGAGGATGTGTCAGATTACAGTAAGCGGAACCCAGGCACAGAGCAGTGTGCTGAATATGTGACAGAAAAGCTCCAAGGGctcttgaaggagtttAAGCAGGATAAGCAGGTGAGAGCGTTTACAAAAGAGGAAATCGCCATCAAACCggagcttgaagagtacaacgaggagttggagaagttcaacAAACAGAAAGTTGTCACTTGGCTCACGGGGCCCTGGCTCTACTTGGAGTGTTATTTCTACCAATTGATTGATGTGTGGTTTAAGCAGACGAAAAAGCTTaaggattttgatgtttttgaGGCAGGGAAGACCAAAGCTTTTAAACAGAGCGGCGCTGGGGTGGTGGAGCTCTGCCACCGCTTCAAGCTTCTCTCGGAGCAATTGGCCCAAAAATCAACAGACAGTACCACATTGAAGTTGCTTTTCACTGAGTTCATTGACATTTCTCTCTGGGGCAACGCCACCGATTTGTCGTTGCTCGCAGGCACTACTACTTTGGAGGATATAAAGAGTCTCCAGGGCGCTGAGgtgagaaaaaagaacGAGGAGAAAATTCTCGTCAACGATACAGAAAAGGCGTGGGAACATTTGATGGGCACCGCGCGTGATAGGGTTGATATAGTGTTGGATAACTCTGGATTCGAGCTCTTTGCGGATCTTTGTTTGTCGttgtttcttctcgatGCCAAGGTGGTCAACAGAGTGGTGCTTCACTGTAAACGAATTCCTTGGTTTGTGAGTGACACTATGCCCAAGGATTTTGATCTTTTGCTTGCCCAGCTTGGCGACGAGCACTTCTTCGACGATGCTAGCGGAGATTCGTCTGGTAGCGAAGCCATTGGGTACTTActcaagaaggtgaagcagTACCATCAAAACGGTACGATCTCTACTCAGTCACATCCATTTTGGACATCTTATGCCAACTACTGGGATATTCCAAAGGTCAAGGATCTCTATGAGGAATTAGGCAAATCTAACCTAATCATCTTCAAGGGTGACTTGAACTATCGTAAGTTGACTGGAGACTTGAACTGGGACACCACCACTCCGTTCACCGAGGCCATCCAAGATTTGGCTTCCTCTAGGCTTCCGGTTTTGTCGTTGCGTACATGCAAGGCAgacgttgttgttggcttGCCCAAGGGTGTCAAcgagaagctcattgagGAGTATAAGAAGATGGGCAACGAGGTTGGAGAGTTCTGGACCGCTTCCGGGAAGTGGGCCGTGATCAGTTTCTCCAGAGGCTGA
- the HSP60 gene encoding chaperone ATPase HSP60, which yields MLRSRIPATRAFVRHLSHKELKFGVEGRAALLKGVNTLADAVSVTLGPKGRNVLIEQQFGSPKITKDGVTVAKSITLKDKFEDMGAKLLQEVASKTNESAGDGTTTATVLGRSIFTESVKNVAAGCNPMDLRRGTQAAVEAVVDFLQQNKKEITTSEEIAQVATISANGDSHIGNLLASAMEKVGKEGVITVKEGKTLEDELEVTEGMKFDRGYISPYFITNAKSGKVEFENPLILLSEKKLSSIQDILPSLELASQTRRPLLILAEDVDGEALAACILNKLRGQVQVCAVKAPGFGDNRKNTLGDIAILSGGTVFTEELDLKPESATIDQLGSAGSITITKEDTVILNGEGSKENIQNRCEQIRNSVEDTKTTEYEREKLQERLAKLSGGVAVVKVGGTSEVEVGEKKDRYDDALNATRAAVQEGILPGGGTALIKACRILDDVKKTAANFDQKLGVEIIRSAILKPAKRIIENAGEEGAVIVGKIYDEPDFNKGYDSSKSEFTDMIAVGIIDPFKVVKNGLVDASGVASLLATTECAIVDAPEPKGPPAPAGMNGGMGGGMPGMF from the coding sequence ATGTTGAGATCCAGAATCCCTGCTACCAGAGCTTTTGTGCGCCACTTGTCCCACAAGGAATTGAAATTTGGCGTTGAAGGCAGAGCCGCTTTGTTGAAAGGTGTCAACACTTTGGCTGATGCCGTTTCCGTCACCTTGGGTCCAAAGGGCAGAAATGTGCTCATCGAGCAGCAGTTTGGCTCTcccaaaatcaccaaagaTGGTGTCACCGTGGCCAAGAGCATCACCTTGAAGGACAAGTTTGAGGACATGGGCGCCAAGTTGTTGCAGGAAGTGGCCTCCAAGACAAACGAGTCTGCCGGTGACGGTACTACTACCGCCACTGTTTTGGGTAGATCCATTTTCACCGAGTCTGTTAAGAACGTTGCTGCTGGTTGCAACCCTATGGACTTGAGAAGAGGTACCCAGGCCGCCGTGGAGGCTGTGGTTGACTTCTTGCAGcagaacaagaaggagatcacCACTTCCGAAGAGATTGCCCAGGTGGCCACTATCTCTGCCAATGGCGACTCGCACATCGGTAACTTGTTGGCTTCAGCCATGGAGAAAGTTGGTAAGGAAGGTGTCATTACGGTGAAGGAAGGTAAGACCTTGGAGGACGAGTTGGAGGTGACTGAAGGTATGAAGTTCGACAGAGGTTACATCTCTCCctacttcatcaccaacgccAAGAGCGGTAAGGTAGAGTTTGAGAACCCCTTAATTCTCTTGTccgagaagaagctttccTCCATTCAGGACATTTTGCCATCCCTTGAGTTGGCCAGCCAGACCAGAAGACCATTGTTGATCTTGGCCGAGGACGTTGACGGCGAGGCCCTTGCTGCTTGtatcttgaacaagttgagGGGCCAGGTTCAGGTTTGTGCTGTCAAGGCTCCAGGCTTTGGTGACAACAGAAAGAACACTTTGGGCGATATTGCCATTCTCTCTGGCGGTACTGTGTTTACTGAGGAATTGGACCTCAAGCCAGAAAGCGCTACCATTGACCAGTTGGGTTCTGCTGGTTCTATCACTATCACCAAGGAGGACACCGTTATCTTGAACGGTGAGGGTTCCAAGGAGAACATTCAGAACAGATGCGAGCAGATTAGGAACTCTGTCGAGGACACCAAGACCACCGAATACGAGAGAGAGAAGTTGCAAGAGCGTTTGGCCAAGTTGTCTGGCGGTGTTGCTGTGGTCAAGGTTGGTGGTACCTCTGAGGTTGAGGTCggcgagaagaaggacagATACGACGATGCTTTGAATGCCACCAGAGCCGCTGTTCAGGAAGGTATCTTGCCAGGTGGTGGTACtgccttgatcaaggcaTGCAGAATCTTGGATGACGTCAAGAAGACCGCTGCCAACTTCGACCAGAAATTGGGTGTTGAGATCATCAGATCTGCTATTCTCAAACCAGCCAAGAGGATTATCGAAAACGCTGGTGAGGAGGGTGCTGTCATTGTTGGTAAGATCTACGATGAGccagacttcaacaagggTTACGACTCATCCAAGAGTGAGTTCACCGACATGATTGCTGTCGGTATTATTGACCCCTTCAAGGTTGTCAAGAACGGATTGGTTGACGCTTCCGGTGTTGCCTCGTTGTTGGCTACCACCGAGTGTGCCATTGTCGATGCTCCAGAGCCAAAGGGCCCACCGGCACCTGCTGGTATGAACGGCGGCATGGGCGGTGGCATGCCAGGCATGTTCTAA